One Pseudodesulfovibrio cashew DNA window includes the following coding sequences:
- a CDS encoding 6-hydroxymethylpterin diphosphokinase MptE-like protein, with protein sequence MENPTFTALAELGILSRGADAPGQGDKADPGPHAYRDHTQFCRFENHNYRRPFPDKSIAVFDFFEPGLTVAEALAVTGLTVFLGAADSPELRACLDDPAALVLLFEPDEAALAKFLEAVPATRLARQNAFLFLGDPCSFAPALQDQLPSGVFERGTPAFFQTGRIAAEYESWAAAVTEYLEILHFRHAVYPLTGQLMKLSRPIRSIKRKLTWDQQVHAYENIPDYLSRPGIRQLRNRLKGHAAILVAAGPALTEKLDYIRANRDRAVVICVNNALKPLAEAGIRPHFTVINDTSLSSGEVFRHIPEQPGTILVGHCLSDLGRDRFRVKYLFGEHLPNIFPPREDLDLHGSVITTAFSLARHLGCARCVIAGGQLASPDPWKLAYAKGATNHAPESRRRALINQHPQLYPVDTPFGQTLYTTPNFRDAALWLAEEIRLSGIECVNTSRESILYGPGIRFESEPVLPEASFSRALADLFKPEPPSSRPDLALEHVRHERASWTAILRAAEEVLRDRTPAILIKGAAILEQLDGSGVTFLVERHPGFDNRHFHRLVFEGGPAAQAEGYRQYFEHLEQMGREVLALLDESEQACRRFR encoded by the coding sequence ATGGAAAACCCCACATTTACTGCCCTGGCCGAGTTGGGAATCCTCAGCCGGGGGGCGGATGCGCCCGGACAGGGAGACAAAGCGGACCCGGGCCCCCACGCCTACAGGGACCACACCCAGTTCTGCCGGTTCGAGAATCACAACTACCGCCGTCCCTTCCCGGACAAGTCCATCGCGGTTTTCGATTTCTTCGAGCCCGGTCTGACCGTGGCCGAAGCTCTGGCCGTCACCGGGCTGACCGTGTTCCTCGGCGCGGCGGACTCGCCCGAGCTCCGGGCCTGCCTGGATGATCCCGCCGCCCTGGTCCTGCTTTTCGAACCGGACGAGGCGGCGTTGGCGAAATTTCTCGAGGCGGTCCCGGCCACGCGCCTGGCGCGGCAGAATGCCTTCCTCTTCCTTGGCGACCCGTGTTCCTTTGCCCCGGCGCTTCAGGACCAGTTGCCCTCCGGCGTGTTCGAGCGGGGCACCCCCGCCTTTTTCCAGACCGGGCGCATCGCCGCCGAATACGAATCCTGGGCCGCCGCCGTGACGGAATACCTGGAGATTCTCCACTTCCGCCACGCGGTCTACCCGCTCACCGGCCAGTTGATGAAGCTCTCCCGCCCGATCCGGTCCATCAAGCGCAAGCTCACCTGGGACCAGCAGGTCCACGCCTACGAGAACATCCCGGACTACCTCTCGCGGCCCGGCATTCGGCAGCTCAGGAATCGTTTGAAGGGGCACGCCGCCATCCTGGTTGCCGCCGGACCGGCCCTGACCGAAAAGCTCGACTACATCCGGGCCAACCGCGACCGTGCCGTGGTCATCTGCGTGAACAACGCGCTCAAGCCCCTGGCCGAGGCGGGCATCCGGCCCCACTTCACGGTCATCAACGACACCTCGCTCAGCTCGGGCGAGGTCTTCCGGCACATTCCCGAGCAGCCCGGCACCATCCTGGTGGGGCACTGCCTCTCCGACCTGGGCCGGGACCGGTTCCGGGTCAAGTACCTCTTCGGCGAGCACCTGCCGAACATCTTTCCGCCCCGCGAGGACCTCGACCTGCACGGTTCGGTGATCACCACGGCCTTTTCTCTGGCCCGCCATCTGGGGTGCGCGCGGTGCGTCATTGCGGGCGGACAGCTCGCCTCGCCCGATCCCTGGAAGCTGGCCTACGCCAAGGGGGCGACCAATCACGCACCCGAATCGAGGCGGCGGGCGCTCATCAACCAGCACCCGCAGCTCTATCCCGTGGACACGCCTTTCGGGCAAACCCTGTACACCACGCCGAACTTCCGTGACGCCGCCCTCTGGCTGGCCGAGGAAATCCGCCTCTCCGGAATCGAGTGCGTGAACACCAGCAGGGAGAGCATCCTGTACGGGCCGGGCATCCGCTTCGAGAGCGAACCCGTTCTGCCCGAGGCCTCCTTTTCCCGCGCCCTGGCCGACCTGTTCAAGCCGGAACCCCCAAGCAGCCGCCCGGACCTCGCTCTGGAGCACGTCCGCCATGAACGGGCGAGCTGGACCGCCATTCTCCGGGCCGCTGAAGAGGTGCTTCGAGACCGGACCCCGGCGATCCTCATCAAAGGGGCGGCCATCCTCGAGCAACTGGACGGCAGTGGAGTGACCTTCCTGGTCGAGCGCCATCCCGGCTTCGACAACCGCCATTTTCATCGCCTGGTCTTCGAGGGAGGCCCTGCCGCACAGGCCGAGGGGTATCGCCAATACTTTGAACACCTGGAGCAGATGGGCCGTGAAGTGCTGGCCCTTCTGGACGAGAGCGAACAGGCCTGCCGAAGATTTCGGTGA